CCGAGATTCCTTATCAGGTCGTGAAATCTCGTCTCGTTACAGCGATGGAGAACATCCGACTTGAGAAGAAGGTTGAAGGTATTGCCGAAGTGCGTGATGAGAGCGGACGTGAAGGTCTGCGAATCGTGGTTGAGCTGAAAAAAGAAGCGGACGCACAAGGTATTTTGGCTTATTTGCTGAAGAAAACCGACCTGCAGGTCACCTATAATTTCAATATGGTGGCGATTGTGAATAAAGCACCTCACCAATTAGGATTGAAATCGATCCTCGAGGCTTACATTGCCCATCAGCGGGAGGTTGTAACATTCCGTACCCGGTTTGAGCTGGAGAAGGCGCAAGACCGTGCGCATGTGCTCGAGGGCTTGGTAAAAGCACTTAACATCCTTGACGAGGTCATTGCGGCCATCAAAGCTTCGAAGAACCGTCAAGATGCTCAAAATAACCTGATGTGGATGTTTGGATTCACGGAACGCCAAGCGGATTCCATCCTTACGTTGCAATTGTACCGTTTGACGAATCTGGAGATCAATTCTCTGGAGAAGGAACTCGGTGAACTGATGAAAAAGATTGCACAATTACAATCCATTCTGGATAGTGACCGCAAGCTCATCGGAGTCATCCGCAAGGAATTGATGGAGATTCGTGAGAAATACGGCATAGACCGTCGTTCTACGATCCAGGGTGAAGTGGAAGAACTCAAGGTAAATCTCGAAGTACTTGTGAATGCGGAAGATGTATTTGTTACGTTATCCAAAGAGGGATATGTGAAACGTACAGGCATGCAGTCCTTTACACGTTCTGGTGGTGAACGGAGCGGAAGTGGAGTAAAAGACGGCGATTATATCGCTCAGGTTCTGGAAGTAAATACACTTGAGAACTTGCTTGTCTTTACGAGGAAAGGTCAGTATTTCCTGTTACCTGTTCATCAGGTACCTGAATTCAAGTGGAAAGACCCGGGCACAGCCATTGTGAACGTGATTCCCCTTGCGAAAGATGACCGTATTGCAAGTGTGCTTGCTGTGAAATCCTTTGAAGAGCCGAATCACAGTCTGGTCTTTGTTACACGAAGAGGACAGGTGAAACGAACGGAACTGAAGGATTACGTTACCAAACGTTCCGGTGCAGTTGCGGCTTGTAAAGTGGGCAAGGACGATGAAGTGTTATCTGTACATCTAAGTACAGGTGGTCAAGATATTATGCTGATTACAAAAGAAGCCATGGCGATTCGTTTCCGAGAGGATGAAGTCAATCCAATGGGACGCGTATCAGGTGGTGTTCGTGGTATTCAGTTAAGAGATACAGATGAAGTTGTAGCGGCTCTATGGGTAGAAGGAGATGAAGGTGAAGTTGCCGTGTTGTCCGATCTGGGATATGGTAAACGATCATTACTTCTGGATTACGCTATACAGAGCCGTGGAGGCAAGGGGCTTGCCACATTCGAGTTCAAAGAAGGCAAACGTGTGAAACCGAATGGCAGCCGTATTGTTGGAGCGTTTTATTGCAAAGAGCAACGTAAGATCACTGTAATGACCAAGGAAGGCCAAGTGCATCAGATCTCTTCGGAAGGTGTTCCGATTACAGAGCGCAAACATATTGGTAAGCTGATCGTTCATGTGGATAAACAGGACGAGATCGTTGAACTTCTAAGGGACTTCAATGAGAATCAACCAGCATCATCTTCATAAAAACAAACAAACGAGACTTTTCGCAGAACAGCTAATCCTGTCATGCGAAGAGTCTTTTTTTGTTGTTCGAAGGCGGATTAGAAGAGGTCATCCATGCGAAGTTTAACAACCTTCGTCGATTACGGTCGATCGCTAGGAAATTGAAAAAAGGCAGCAGGAATGCGGCTTTGGAGCGCGAAAACTTAAGCAGGTGAAGTGATAACCGGTTGCAGAGAGGAGCGATGGAAGATGTATAATTCCGATTTTGCCAAGTGTTGGTCCAGGTTAACCAAAGATTATAAATTGCATATGGATCAAGAGCTGGCACCCTCATTAACGGAGGCTCAGCTGGCGGTTCTGGAGGTACTTGAAGATCATCAGAAAATGAAACCTTCGGATCTGATTCCTTATCTGTCGACTACGCCAGCTGCTGTAACCATGCTGCTCGATCGGATGGAGAAGAATGATCTGATTCGCAGGAATCGGGATAATCAGGATCGACGCATTGTGTGGGTATCTCTGTCAGAGAAAGGAAGAATGGAGACAGAGCGGGGGATCACCATCCGGAATGAATTCATGAACTCTGTTCTCAGTAACATTTCGATGCACAATCAACAATTGCTGGTATATCTGTTAGGCAAAATGACAACACCCAAGACCAAAGAGCCTGCCTTATCTACTTCGGTATGATACCATGCTGATTCTTCTGAATAACCATAGGAGTGCCTGCTCGTTTCATGCAGGAGCCCTATGGTTATTTTATTTACAAATTACATATGCTACACACTGTGTCCAGGTTAGTTGAGTAAAGGCATGGATGTAACGCAGTTAGTATGTCCTAATATTATTTTTGTGAATTCATATGTAAAGAGTTGACTATGTAAATATTTTTGTTATAATAAATAATTGTTCCCCTGATATTTCGTGTACGAAATATTATATTCTAAAAGTAAAAGGGTGAATCAATGACTGATACGTATGAAGTATTCTATATTATTAATTCGTTCCGCCAAGTGAATCAAATGCTTTTTCGAGCATTTTGGAATGAAAACAAGGAGATCGAGCTGACTTCGATCCAGTTTATGGTGTTATCCATCCTGAGGGAGCGTCCTTCCATTGGCATCAACGAAGTAGCTGAGCTATGCCATATGGGCAGCAGTTCCATGAGCGCTGTTGTGGAGCGACTGGTCAAAGGCGAGTATATCGTTCGGACACGTTCAGATGCTGACCGCCGATCCGTAAAGCTTCAGATTACGGATAAAGGGGAACAGGCTCAACAGGAAACGCACCATTTGTGGATGGAAAGAGTGTCACCCATTCTGGATATATCGAAGGAAGACCTTGAGCACCTTCTTAGAATTCATAGTCAAATGATTGAAAAGTTAGAAGGAAGAGAGATGAACAACATATGAGTACGACTACTGCTGCAGCTCCATCCTCAGCGATGGACAACATCAAGAAAGGCCCGATTGTAGCGGCATTGTTAATTGGTGCCTTTGTGGCATTCCTGAACCAAACCCTGATGAACGTAGCGCTTCCTAAAATTATGGAAGACCTCGCGATCAATGCAAACAAAGCCCAATGGTTAACTACGGGTTATATGCTCGTCAACGGTGTACTGATTCCGGTTACGGCATATCTGATTGCCAAATTTTCAACGCGTCAAATTTTCATTACAGCCATGACTCTTTTTACCATAGGGACATTAGTCTGTGGTCTTAGTCCAACCTTCACCATTCTAATGGTAGGTCGTGTTATTCAAGCGGCAGGTGCAGGTATCCTGATGCCTCTGATGACCGTTGTATTCCTGACCATCTTCCCGATTGAGAAACGCGGTCAGGCCATGGGAACCATGGGGATCGCGATGATTCTGGCTCCTGCGATTGGGCCTACACTTTCAGGTTATGTGGTTGAGCATTATTCCTGGAGATTGTTGTTCTACATCATCTTGCCATTCTCTATTATTGCAACGGCAATTGGTATTGCTTTTGTCAAAAACGTAACACGTCAGTCCAGACCTAAACTGGATTATCCAGGCGTTATTTTATCTACACTTGGTTTTGGTAGTTTGCTCTACGGATTTAGTGATGCGGGTACCGATGGATGGGGCAGTGCAATTGTCATTGGATGCCTCGTTGTAGGTGCGATATCCCTGATTCTGTTCGTTATTCGTCAACTGACAACAGATCATCCGCTCCTTGAGTTCCGTATTTTCAAATACAACATGTATACATTAACAACGATTATCAATATGCTCGTGACAATGGCGATGTTTGCAGGTATGATCCTGCTCCCTATTTTCCTGCAAAACATTCGTGGTTTCTCACCAATTGAATCAGGACTTCTGATGATGCCCGGTGCGATATTGATGGGGATTATGTCTCCTATTACAGGTCGCATATTTGATAAAGTGGGCGCACGCTGGCTTTCGGTTGCAGGTCTTGCCATTACGGCAATTACAACTTTTGGACTGAGTCGTCTGGCAATCGATACTACCTACGGCTACATGATGTTTATCTACACGGCTCGTATGTTCGGTATGTCGATGCTGATGATGCCAATCCAGACAGCAGGTCTGAATCAACTGCCTCAACGTCTGAACGCGCATGGTACAGCGATGTCCAACACATTGCGTACTGTTGCCGGTGCGATCGGTACAGCCGTTCTCGTAACCATTATGAGTAGCAAGCTCAAAACACATCTGGCGGATGCAGTGGCTGCTGGCCAAGTTGACCCTAGTGATAAGACAGCAATGATAGCTGCTACAGCAGATGCAACGATTTACGGTGTTAACTATGCATTCATCGTGGCTACCGGAATGACCGTGGTTGCTTTGATTATGGCGTTCTTTATCCGGAAAACAAAACCAGCTGTTGAACCTGTTTCTGTAGAACAGGAAAAAGCGACGGCTACAGCATAACGAATATCAGAAAAAACCAAAAAAGAGAACTCTAGCAGTCGAAGGGGTAACCCTAACTGCCTGAGTTCTCTTTTTTTGGTGTACGCGATAGGAGGAGAGTACTTTTATTATTCGGGCTGGATCGTTGGATCGATAAGAAATACAGGATCGGGCTCATGACCGAACTGTTTGAGATTAATGGTTCCGTTTAGTTGAAACTCCACACCTTCGCTAATCAGTTCTGTTTCCTGCATCATGCGCGAGTGTTCGTCCGGTATGGAGATTTCTCCTTTTGCATTGACGACACGATGCCAGGGCAGACGTTCCTTGCGGCTCATCGAGTGCAGAATACGTACGACTTGTCTCGCGGCTCTTGGACTTCCGGCATGGGCTGCAATCTGACCGTAAGTCATCACTTTACCTTCGGGAATCGCCGCGATGATCGCAACGACTTGTTTGGTAAACGGGGTCATCATGATGTCTCCTCTCTGTATTTTAGGTATATAGCTGAAAATATGAAAAAACGTGTCGTTCAGATACAGAATCTGAACGACACGTTGTATGGACAGATGTAACCTGATCCTGTGCACTTATAGAGGTTATTCAAAAAAACCGCTTTTGATTACGAATGATGCCTATCGGCATCATAAGCATCGAATATGGAATTCAGCCGAAATGTCCGTTGCTCACGTAGCTTTTCTACGCTCCGCTACTCCATTTCTAGCTTCATCCCATCTTCTCGGTACTGAAAACCAGTCTTTTTGAACACGTACTTATCGAGGTTGTCCAAAAGCTTTTTGGTACACGGTAGCGGGCCATTCTGCCCAGGGGAATTCTCTTGCAGGCAAAGATTGCAGAATAACTTCTTCTTTGGTAACTGGATGAGGAAAAGCTGCAATCACAGACCATAGAGCAATCTGTTGCCCGGGTTTATTCACGCTTGCGCCGTATTTCTGATCCCCGTACAGAGGGCAGCCAATTTCTTTCATTTGCACCCGAATCTGATGAGATCTGCCGGTGTGCAGTTCGATATGAACGAGGCTGTAACGGTCCGTCTCACCAATGACCTGATAATCCAGAACGGCATCCTTACCGCCAGCCGTACCTTTAGGTACAACAGTAACGGTATTTGTACGTGCATCTTTCAGGAGCGTGTGTTTTAACGTTCCCTGCTGTGCAGGCAACTTGCCATGTACAACAGCTGCATATATTTTACGAAAATGACGTCCCCGCACAGTCTCGGACAATCTCGAAGCTGCTTTAGAAGTCTTTGCAAAAATCATTGCCCCTCCAACAGGACGATCAAGTCGGTGTACTAACCCTAGATAAACATTGCCAGGTTTGTTGTATCGTTCTTTCAGATCCTGCTTCAGCAATGTAAGCAAATCCGGATCACCTGATGAATCTTCCTGGGTAGGTACATTGACCGGCTTCGTAATACCTAACAGATGGTTGTCTTCGAACAGAATCGGAATCGCATCGTGGTCATGCCGATGTTCTGACATGATTAAGACTCCCAACGGCCCAGAATACCACAAGGCAGATCAAGACCACTACGTGTGATTGGGAGACCAATTTCACCTGCAGTAATGTCACCACCGTACTGAGCAGACATCGTCATGGTCAACATGTTGCGCAGAACCGTGGAGGAGATGCCCGTAGTGTAGGAGTTAACCAGCATGAATAATGGATTATCCGACAAGATCGTCATACATGACTTCAAGAAAGGATATAGGTTCTCTTCCAGTTTCCATGTCTCTCCATTAGGGCCTCGGCCATATGAAGGAGGGTCCATAATAATGGCGTCGTAACGATTTCCGCGACGTTGTTCCCGTTGTACGAATTTGAATACATCATCTGTAATAAAACGAACAGGGCGATCAGCCAGTCCGGATAATTGAACATTTTCCTTGGCCCATTGAACCATGCCTTTAGCTGCATCCACATGCACGACAGAAGCGCCTGCGTAAGCAGCAGCTACCGTTGCTCCGCCTGTATAGGCAAACAGGTTCAATACAGAAATAGGGCGTCCTGCATTGGAGATTTTATCCATCATCCAGCTCCAGTTAGCAGCTTGTTCAGGGAACAGGCCAGTGTGCTTAAAGCTGGTAGGTTTAATGTGGAATTTCAGGTTTTCGTATCCGATCGTCCAGCGCTCGGGAATGGGCTTTTTCATATCCCAGTTACCGCCACCGGAAGAGCTACGATGATAGTGACCATGCACCTGACGCCATTCATTGGTTTCTTGCTCGAGGGGCCAGATAATCTGTGGATCAGGTCTGCGTAAAATCACATCTCCCCAACGCTCCAGTTTCTCGCCGCCTCCTGTATCGATTACTTCATAATCCTTCCAATTCTTAGCTACGTACATAATGATTTATCCATCCTTCAAAAGTCATTTGGATACTATTGTACAACAAAAAAGGGCTTGTACGCCAGTTGGGGGACGGGATCATTGGAGGAAGGTCTTACATCTGACCTTAAAGGATGAAGTATTTTAGCTGTGTTGAAATCCAACATGCCCCATATACTGAAAAACAAAGATAACCAAAAATTTAATTTGACAATGATAATCATTATCACATATGATTTTGTTAATCCAAAATTCATTCTTTCTTCATAGAGAGAATATAACATGATCAAATTAAAGTGAGGGAAAAATAGATGGCTAAATTGTTAGTGGCTTATGCGAGCATGACAGGAAATACAGAAGAAATTGCAGAACTGATTGTGGAGGGAATTACACAAGGAGGTCACGAGGCAGACCTGAAATCCGTTACGGATTGTAATGCATCTGATGTATTGGACTATGACGGATTCATGATCGGTGTGTACACCTGGGGAGACGGGGAGTTGCCAGATGAATTCCTTGATTTCTATGAGGAGTTGGATGAGCTTGACCTGAGTGGTAAGAGGGCTGCGGTGTTTGGTAGTGGTGACACCTCGTATGAGCAGTTCTGCGGTGCAGTTGATCTCGCGGCTGCCAAGCTGCAAGAGCGTGGGGCGGAGGTATCTCCAGAGATGTTGAAAATTGAATATAGTCCGCTTGAGCAGGAGAAAGAAACATGCCGTGACTTTGGCAAACGCTTCGCTGCTGCCGGATTACAGGTATCCTAAAGATCATGTTAAGACATAATGTTCAGGCAGCGATGCCAGTCGGAAGGAATGACCTTCCTGAACGTCTGCTTGAAGATTACAGATTGGAAGAAATGCTGCGCAGCCCACACCGATTCATCCGCCCTGAACCAGTGTCTGAGCAGCGTCTTCCACTGCAATGGAGGCACCGTGTACAATATGCGGTGAGCCATGCGGTCAATGCCTTTTACAGTCTCGACCCGGATGTTCGCAAAGAGGTACCCGTACAGTATTTACTTGAGAAGTGGTGGCCCAGAAAGACGGATGGTTTCGAATCTGTTCTCCATTACTGGGATGTGAAGAACAAGATTACGGATGAATTGTCACTCGCCATTGCAATGAACGATGATCTGAAGCATCCAGCTATTCTTTTTGAACAGTGGAGAACGGAGTTACCTTCATTATCCATGCATTTGTCGATGATATTTCAGGCGGCCTGGCAACCCGAAGGCTGGGATTCGTTGCTTATTCAGAAATATATGGTTGTCCATGATCCAAACGTAGTTGAGGCATTTCAGCATATGGTCAGTGCATTCTGCTGGGAAGCCTTCGGAAAATTACCGGGTATGATCGAGATATACTGCTTGTTGGAAGGACGCAAAATTAGGTACATCCCTGGACGCCAGTCTCTGATCCGTTCCATGGACTACATTCGCTTGATACGTGACAGCATGCCGCAAGCAGAAGTGGTGGAGTCAGAACAGTTTACGACACGTGATAAAGCGCGCATCCACGAAGAGGTAGATCGCTGGAGAACAGAAGCCATTGAACCGAAAAAAACATGGTTGATGTAAAGACAGTTGAAGAATAACGATATATCATGCAGATAGAGGAGGGGGATGTTGCCATGTCTACTAGTCTAAGTCAAGATAT
The nucleotide sequence above comes from Paenibacillus sp. W2I17. Encoded proteins:
- the gyrA gene encoding DNA gyrase subunit A; the encoded protein is MSPSEQFMPAFLEEVVGDRFGRYSKYIIQDRAIPDVRDGLKPVQRRILYAMYDSGNTPDKTYRKSAKTVGDVMGNYHPHGDSSIYEGMVRMAQPWKMGHMLVDGHGNWGSQDDDPAAAMRYTEARLSPIAMEMLRDIEKRTVLFKDNFDNTAKEPVVLPSRYPNLLVNGVSGISSGFATEIPPHNLREVIDASIAVMEKPSIELDEIMMFMKGPDFPTGGLIMGGDGILDAYRTGKGRIYIRSKTEIENMRGGKQQIVITEIPYQVVKSRLVTAMENIRLEKKVEGIAEVRDESGREGLRIVVELKKEADAQGILAYLLKKTDLQVTYNFNMVAIVNKAPHQLGLKSILEAYIAHQREVVTFRTRFELEKAQDRAHVLEGLVKALNILDEVIAAIKASKNRQDAQNNLMWMFGFTERQADSILTLQLYRLTNLEINSLEKELGELMKKIAQLQSILDSDRKLIGVIRKELMEIREKYGIDRRSTIQGEVEELKVNLEVLVNAEDVFVTLSKEGYVKRTGMQSFTRSGGERSGSGVKDGDYIAQVLEVNTLENLLVFTRKGQYFLLPVHQVPEFKWKDPGTAIVNVIPLAKDDRIASVLAVKSFEEPNHSLVFVTRRGQVKRTELKDYVTKRSGAVAACKVGKDDEVLSVHLSTGGQDIMLITKEAMAIRFREDEVNPMGRVSGGVRGIQLRDTDEVVAALWVEGDEGEVAVLSDLGYGKRSLLLDYAIQSRGGKGLATFEFKEGKRVKPNGSRIVGAFYCKEQRKITVMTKEGQVHQISSEGVPITERKHIGKLIVHVDKQDEIVELLRDFNENQPASSS
- a CDS encoding MarR family winged helix-turn-helix transcriptional regulator, with the translated sequence MYNSDFAKCWSRLTKDYKLHMDQELAPSLTEAQLAVLEVLEDHQKMKPSDLIPYLSTTPAAVTMLLDRMEKNDLIRRNRDNQDRRIVWVSLSEKGRMETERGITIRNEFMNSVLSNISMHNQQLLVYLLGKMTTPKTKEPALSTSV
- a CDS encoding MarR family winged helix-turn-helix transcriptional regulator, whose protein sequence is MTDTYEVFYIINSFRQVNQMLFRAFWNENKEIELTSIQFMVLSILRERPSIGINEVAELCHMGSSSMSAVVERLVKGEYIVRTRSDADRRSVKLQITDKGEQAQQETHHLWMERVSPILDISKEDLEHLLRIHSQMIEKLEGREMNNI
- a CDS encoding DHA2 family efflux MFS transporter permease subunit is translated as MSTTTAAAPSSAMDNIKKGPIVAALLIGAFVAFLNQTLMNVALPKIMEDLAINANKAQWLTTGYMLVNGVLIPVTAYLIAKFSTRQIFITAMTLFTIGTLVCGLSPTFTILMVGRVIQAAGAGILMPLMTVVFLTIFPIEKRGQAMGTMGIAMILAPAIGPTLSGYVVEHYSWRLLFYIILPFSIIATAIGIAFVKNVTRQSRPKLDYPGVILSTLGFGSLLYGFSDAGTDGWGSAIVIGCLVVGAISLILFVIRQLTTDHPLLEFRIFKYNMYTLTTIINMLVTMAMFAGMILLPIFLQNIRGFSPIESGLLMMPGAILMGIMSPITGRIFDKVGARWLSVAGLAITAITTFGLSRLAIDTTYGYMMFIYTARMFGMSMLMMPIQTAGLNQLPQRLNAHGTAMSNTLRTVAGAIGTAVLVTIMSSKLKTHLADAVAAGQVDPSDKTAMIAATADATIYGVNYAFIVATGMTVVALIMAFFIRKTKPAVEPVSVEQEKATATA
- a CDS encoding MGMT family protein; the encoded protein is MTPFTKQVVAIIAAIPEGKVMTYGQIAAHAGSPRAARQVVRILHSMSRKERLPWHRVVNAKGEISIPDEHSRMMQETELISEGVEFQLNGTINLKQFGHEPDPVFLIDPTIQPE
- a CDS encoding RluA family pseudouridine synthase yields the protein MSEHRHDHDAIPILFEDNHLLGITKPVNVPTQEDSSGDPDLLTLLKQDLKERYNKPGNVYLGLVHRLDRPVGGAMIFAKTSKAASRLSETVRGRHFRKIYAAVVHGKLPAQQGTLKHTLLKDARTNTVTVVPKGTAGGKDAVLDYQVIGETDRYSLVHIELHTGRSHQIRVQMKEIGCPLYGDQKYGASVNKPGQQIALWSVIAAFPHPVTKEEVILQSLPAREFPWAEWPATVYQKAFGQPR
- a CDS encoding class I SAM-dependent methyltransferase, encoding MYVAKNWKDYEVIDTGGGEKLERWGDVILRRPDPQIIWPLEQETNEWRQVHGHYHRSSSGGGNWDMKKPIPERWTIGYENLKFHIKPTSFKHTGLFPEQAANWSWMMDKISNAGRPISVLNLFAYTGGATVAAAYAGASVVHVDAAKGMVQWAKENVQLSGLADRPVRFITDDVFKFVQREQRRGNRYDAIIMDPPSYGRGPNGETWKLEENLYPFLKSCMTILSDNPLFMLVNSYTTGISSTVLRNMLTMTMSAQYGGDITAGEIGLPITRSGLDLPCGILGRWES
- a CDS encoding flavodoxin; the protein is MAKLLVAYASMTGNTEEIAELIVEGITQGGHEADLKSVTDCNASDVLDYDGFMIGVYTWGDGELPDEFLDFYEELDELDLSGKRAAVFGSGDTSYEQFCGAVDLAAAKLQERGAEVSPEMLKIEYSPLEQEKETCRDFGKRFAAAGLQVS